The following proteins come from a genomic window of Methanobacterium sp.:
- a CDS encoding inositol-3-phosphate synthase: MEKIRIAIIGIGNCASSLIQGIYYYKDKKPDDAIGLMHWEIGGYKPSDMEIVAAFDIDARKVGMDVNEAIYASPNCTCIFCPDINPCGVKVEMGCLLDGVAPHMADYPEDHTFTVSKEPEKSKEEIVRILQETRTEILLNYLPVGSEKAVRFYAECALEAGCAFINCMPVFIVSDPEWAARFKEKGIPMVGDDIKAQIGATITHRTLANLFKERGVKLERTYQLNTGGNTDFLNMLNRNRLDSKKESKTEAVQSVLGERLDPDNIHIGPSDYVPWQKDNKLCFLRMEGKTFGDVPMNIELRLSVEDSPNSAGCVIDAIRCCKLAMERSIGGQLTSISAYTMKHPPEQFTDDVAVEMVDEFIKGKRER, encoded by the coding sequence TTGGAAAAGATAAGGATAGCTATAATTGGTATTGGTAATTGTGCCAGTTCACTGATCCAAGGTATCTACTATTACAAGGACAAAAAACCAGATGATGCCATAGGCCTCATGCACTGGGAAATTGGCGGATACAAACCATCAGACATGGAAATAGTGGCTGCATTTGATATTGATGCACGTAAAGTAGGGATGGATGTAAACGAAGCAATTTATGCGTCACCAAACTGTACTTGTATTTTTTGCCCTGACATAAATCCATGTGGAGTTAAAGTGGAAATGGGCTGTCTGCTAGATGGAGTTGCACCACACATGGCAGATTATCCTGAAGATCATACATTTACTGTTTCAAAAGAGCCTGAAAAAAGTAAAGAAGAAATTGTAAGAATACTCCAAGAAACCAGAACTGAAATTCTCCTAAACTACTTACCAGTGGGATCAGAAAAAGCAGTGCGATTCTACGCAGAATGCGCCTTGGAAGCAGGTTGTGCATTCATAAACTGCATGCCAGTATTTATTGTCAGTGACCCTGAATGGGCTGCTCGTTTTAAGGAAAAAGGCATTCCAATGGTTGGGGATGATATTAAAGCCCAGATTGGGGCCACCATAACACATAGAACTTTAGCTAATCTCTTTAAAGAAAGAGGCGTGAAGTTGGAACGAACATATCAGCTTAACACTGGCGGAAACACTGATTTTTTAAATATGCTTAATCGGAATCGTCTTGACTCGAAAAAAGAATCGAAAACTGAGGCGGTTCAGTCAGTTCTTGGTGAAAGGTTGGATCCAGATAATATTCACATTGGCCCCTCAGATTATGTGCCTTGGCAGAAAGATAATAAACTTTGCTTCCTCAGAATGGAGGGTAAAACCTTTGGAGATGTGCCCATGAACATTGAACTGCGCTTGAGTGTGGAAGACTCGCCAAACTCTGCAGGATGCGTTATAGATGCCATTAGGTGTTGTAAATTAGCCATGGAAAGAAGTATTGGAGGTCAACTCACATCCATCAGTGCCTACACCATGAAACACCCCCCAGAACAGTTCACCGATGATGTGGCTGTGGAAATGGTAGATGAGTTTATTAAGGGTAAGAGAGAACGATGA
- a CDS encoding small multi-drug export protein produces MNLETIIILFATSMVELWIAIPLGFVMEVNPLVIAIISAAGSILSAVLVIILGNNLRHRLLKWKYKDESALKKSRLYEIWNNYGVIGLGLLSPLLLGAPLGSAVGIALGAGKKRLILWMSIGILLWSVGLTLAGFMGFLAFENVV; encoded by the coding sequence ATGAATTTAGAAACCATAATAATACTTTTTGCGACAAGTATGGTTGAACTATGGATAGCCATACCTTTAGGGTTTGTTATGGAAGTAAATCCCTTAGTTATTGCCATTATATCAGCTGCGGGATCAATATTGTCTGCTGTTTTAGTAATAATTCTGGGCAATAATTTAAGACACAGATTACTAAAATGGAAATATAAAGATGAATCTGCATTGAAAAAAAGTAGATTATACGAAATTTGGAACAACTATGGAGTGATTGGTTTAGGATTATTATCCCCACTACTTCTTGGCGCACCACTTGGTTCTGCAGTAGGTATTGCATTGGGGGCTGGTAAAAAACGCCTAATCTTATGGATGAGTATAGGTATTCTACTTTGGAGTGTTGGGTTAACTTTAGCAGGATTTATGGGTTTTTTAGCCTTTGAAAATGTAGTGTAA
- a CDS encoding DUF2769 domain-containing protein gives MNKFVELMEELSKLENEERSEKIKQLETDCVCPTCPTYNDCAKDKGENVFCIIGKSKECITMELGCLCPTCPLAQKYGIGITHNFYCSRGNEMEQSK, from the coding sequence ATGAACAAATTTGTAGAGTTAATGGAAGAACTAAGCAAACTAGAAAATGAAGAACGTTCTGAAAAGATCAAACAGTTAGAAACAGATTGTGTGTGTCCTACTTGTCCTACCTACAACGACTGTGCTAAAGATAAGGGAGAAAATGTTTTTTGCATCATCGGCAAAAGCAAGGAGTGTATCACCATGGAACTTGGATGTTTATGCCCTACTTGTCCTTTAGCACAGAAATATGGAATCGGAATCACACACAATTTTTACTGCAGTCGTGGCAATGAAATGGAACAAAGTAAATAA
- a CDS encoding transcriptional repressor: protein MEKKLQEEKIKITPQRIELIRKLRELEKTHPSFNSVYNAIKKTHPHISRSTVHENLKLLVKKGMIRKFYYKGETRYEINPKLHINLVEADGTIKDIENNEINQHLKEIEKILRKNEKIKVKNLLVLVE from the coding sequence ATGGAAAAAAAATTACAAGAAGAAAAAATCAAAATCACCCCTCAGAGGATTGAACTAATCCGAAAACTACGCGAATTAGAAAAAACTCATCCCTCATTTAACAGTGTTTACAATGCTATTAAAAAAACACACCCCCACATAAGTCGCTCCACAGTACATGAAAACCTTAAATTGCTAGTTAAAAAAGGAATGATACGTAAATTTTATTATAAAGGAGAAACACGTTATGAAATCAATCCAAAACTTCATATTAACTTGGTAGAAGCTGATGGGACTATAAAAGACATTGAAAATAATGAAATCAATCAACACTTAAAAGAAATAGAAAAAATTCTTAGAAAAAATGAAAAAATCAAAGTAAAAAATTTACTAGTGCTTGTAGAATAA
- a CDS encoding catalase — protein MKEEKLTSNKGQPISNDQASITTGGGSSYTLIQDVHLVEKLAHFDRERIPERVVHAKGAGAYGYFEVTNDLSKYTRANFLSEVGKKTEVFVRFSTVGGERGSADTARDPRGFAVKFYTEEGNYDLVGNNTPIFFVRDAIKFPDFIHTQKRNPQTNLPDANMFWDFLSLTPESVHQVTILFSDRGTPYSFRHMDGFSSHTFMWYNEAGEYVWVKVHFKTVLGNKTFTNDEAVKMAGENPNHATEDLYNAIESKNYPEWKVYVQIMTPEEAKDYQFDPFDITKVWYHGDYPLIPLGKMVLNRAPDNFFAEVEQAAFAPSNFVPGIGPSPDRLLQGRLFSYEDTQRHRLGANFHQIPVNRPKNAKASNYQRDGPMNVDGNGGSRPNYYPNTMNGPEPDISFAPPAIEVQAVIDRHTRPTEDVDFIQAGELYRRVMDDEAKTNLISNITGHLGDANENIQYRQVALFYKCDVEYGTRLAENLKLDINRVKELASMSQEERVEATRN, from the coding sequence GTGAAAGAAGAAAAACTCACATCAAATAAGGGGCAGCCAATTTCAAATGACCAAGCGTCCATAACCACGGGTGGTGGATCAAGCTACACATTGATTCAGGATGTGCACTTGGTAGAAAAATTAGCTCATTTTGACCGGGAAAGAATACCAGAACGGGTGGTGCACGCTAAAGGTGCTGGAGCCTACGGATATTTTGAAGTGACCAATGATCTTTCAAAGTATACTAGAGCCAATTTTTTATCAGAAGTTGGTAAAAAAACCGAGGTGTTCGTAAGATTTTCCACTGTAGGCGGAGAACGTGGTTCAGCAGATACTGCACGCGACCCACGTGGGTTTGCAGTCAAATTTTATACTGAAGAGGGAAACTATGATTTGGTGGGAAATAACACTCCCATATTTTTTGTAAGAGATGCCATAAAATTCCCTGACTTTATACACACGCAGAAAAGAAATCCACAAACAAACCTCCCAGATGCCAACATGTTCTGGGATTTCCTCTCGTTAACACCAGAATCAGTACATCAAGTGACTATATTGTTCTCAGATAGAGGAACACCCTACTCATTCCGACACATGGATGGGTTTTCCAGCCACACTTTCATGTGGTACAATGAAGCTGGGGAATATGTATGGGTTAAAGTTCATTTCAAGACAGTTTTAGGAAACAAAACATTCACCAATGATGAAGCAGTTAAAATGGCCGGAGAAAACCCTAACCACGCAACAGAAGACCTTTACAATGCAATAGAATCAAAAAATTATCCTGAATGGAAGGTTTACGTCCAGATAATGACTCCAGAAGAAGCCAAGGATTACCAGTTTGATCCTTTCGACATCACCAAAGTATGGTACCACGGTGATTATCCCCTTATTCCATTGGGTAAAATGGTTTTAAACCGTGCACCTGACAATTTCTTTGCTGAAGTAGAACAGGCTGCTTTTGCCCCATCAAACTTCGTACCAGGAATAGGTCCTTCACCTGATCGTCTCCTTCAAGGAAGGTTATTCTCGTATGAAGATACCCAACGCCATAGATTAGGAGCGAATTTCCACCAGATACCAGTTAACAGGCCAAAAAATGCTAAAGCATCAAATTACCAGCGTGACGGTCCAATGAATGTTGATGGTAATGGAGGTTCTAGACCTAACTACTACCCAAACACCATGAACGGTCCTGAACCAGACATATCTTTTGCACCTCCAGCCATTGAAGTTCAAGCTGTCATTGACAGACACACCAGACCAACTGAAGATGTTGACTTCATCCAAGCCGGCGAACTATACCGGAGAGTAATGGATGATGAAGCCAAAACAAACCTTATTTCTAATATAACTGGTCACTTGGGCGATGCCAACGAAAACATCCAATATCGTCAAGTTGCTTTATTCTACAAGTGTGATGTGGAGTATGGAACCCGCTTGGCAGAAAATTTGAAACTTGACATTAACCGGGTTAAAGAATTAGCTTCCATGAGCCAAGAAGAAAGAGTGGAGGCAACAAGAAATTGA
- the afpA gene encoding archaeoflavoprotein AfpA, with amino-acid sequence MKKPKVAWGITGAGDKILETLKFMLEIQKDYGDIVDIEVFISKSGDQVVKYYGISNDIESNFDKVWVEINANAPFLAGNIQLGKYECMLIAPATSNTVAKIAMRMGDTLISNAAIMGQKADVPMYILPSDVEEGVTITQLPDGKDLKITIRKEDVEHVEKLAKMYETYIVKEPKELVGVFEKHFPK; translated from the coding sequence ATGAAAAAACCTAAAGTTGCTTGGGGAATCACCGGTGCTGGTGATAAAATACTAGAAACCCTGAAATTCATGCTGGAAATACAGAAAGATTATGGGGACATTGTGGATATCGAAGTTTTTATCTCAAAATCTGGAGATCAAGTGGTAAAATATTATGGAATATCTAATGATATTGAATCCAATTTTGATAAGGTTTGGGTAGAAATAAATGCTAATGCTCCATTTTTAGCAGGAAATATTCAATTAGGTAAATATGAATGCATGTTAATTGCTCCGGCAACCTCTAACACTGTAGCAAAAATTGCCATGAGGATGGGCGATACTTTAATCTCCAATGCGGCAATAATGGGTCAAAAAGCTGATGTTCCCATGTATATATTGCCTTCAGATGTTGAAGAAGGAGTTACTATTACCCAACTGCCGGATGGTAAGGATCTGAAGATAACCATCCGAAAGGAAGATGTGGAGCATGTGGAAAAACTGGCCAAAATGTATGAAACCTACATCGTTAAAGAACCAAAAGAACTGGTGGGTGTGTTTGAGAAACATTTCCCGAAATAG
- a CDS encoding potassium transporter KefB, producing the protein MEIPLLKEVVIIIGLSVISVLLFRKMRIPAILAFFITGLLAGPHGLGLVPIDEVNFLAELGVIFLLFTIGIEFSLEKVSQIKRYVILGGSLQLTLTLLATYLLCSNLGLNTSESIFIGLLVSFSSTAVVLRILQEKDQIYSIHGQISLGILIFQDIAVVLVILFIPMLAGVDNGIFNNLPLLLVKGVGLIVFALISAKWIVPGLIHYIARFKSRELFILTIILICFGVTWMTSSIGLSTALGAFLAGLIISNTDYSNQALGNVLPFADIFMSFFFVSIGMLLNIGFIMENLLLIIILSIIVILLKSLIAGLTAGILGLSLRVMILVGLILSQIGEFSFILSAKGLELGLINEGFFQMFLAVSVVTMSITPFVLAVAPRISHFSDRLPLPHRIKKGFYPFKTPQEKVFSDHLIIVGFGVNGKNMAKAASKADIPYVVIEINPQIVKNEKSRGESIHYGDAAHGTVLKNVNIKNARIMVVAISDAIGTRKILDIAKKINPNIYIIVRTRYIRDMESLYQMGADEIVPEEFETSIEIFSRVLEKYSLPRQKINDFIHEIRSDGYEMFRTLSNEELITSTLDESQDIEITSTVLSSNSDGKTIGDLITNYDIEIVAVLREHKIFKKIGANFKLKKEDVLIVSGEEEQLSRFEKFDW; encoded by the coding sequence ATGGAAATTCCTTTATTAAAAGAAGTCGTAATAATTATTGGTTTATCAGTAATTTCGGTCTTATTATTCCGTAAAATGCGAATTCCAGCAATTCTGGCCTTTTTCATCACAGGGTTACTGGCAGGTCCCCATGGTTTAGGACTGGTACCCATTGATGAAGTAAATTTTTTGGCGGAGTTAGGAGTCATATTTCTCCTTTTCACTATTGGAATTGAATTTTCATTGGAAAAAGTTTCACAAATAAAAAGATATGTAATTCTGGGTGGTTCACTACAGCTTACGTTAACATTATTAGCAACTTACCTTCTTTGTTCAAATTTAGGCCTTAATACCTCTGAATCTATTTTTATCGGACTTTTAGTATCCTTCAGCAGTACCGCTGTGGTATTAAGAATTCTTCAAGAAAAAGATCAAATTTATAGTATACATGGACAAATATCACTGGGAATTTTAATTTTTCAGGATATTGCAGTAGTATTAGTTATTCTTTTCATACCAATGCTGGCTGGTGTGGACAATGGTATTTTTAACAACTTGCCATTATTACTGGTCAAAGGAGTTGGTTTAATTGTATTCGCACTAATTAGCGCAAAATGGATAGTTCCAGGACTTATACATTATATAGCTCGTTTTAAGAGCCGTGAATTGTTCATCCTCACCATAATTCTAATATGTTTTGGAGTTACTTGGATGACTTCCAGTATAGGATTATCAACAGCATTAGGAGCTTTTTTAGCAGGGTTAATAATATCTAACACTGATTACAGTAATCAAGCTCTTGGAAATGTTTTACCATTTGCAGATATTTTCATGAGTTTTTTCTTTGTGTCCATTGGAATGTTATTAAATATTGGTTTTATTATGGAGAATCTTCTCTTAATAATCATTTTATCCATTATTGTAATTCTATTAAAATCATTAATAGCTGGTTTAACAGCAGGAATTCTGGGACTATCACTCCGAGTCATGATCTTGGTTGGTTTAATATTAAGCCAGATAGGGGAATTTTCTTTCATTTTATCTGCAAAAGGACTGGAATTAGGACTTATTAATGAAGGGTTTTTCCAGATGTTCCTGGCCGTTTCTGTAGTCACAATGTCGATCACTCCCTTTGTCTTGGCTGTTGCCCCACGAATATCACATTTTTCCGATAGGTTACCATTACCCCACCGAATTAAAAAGGGATTTTATCCTTTTAAAACTCCCCAGGAAAAAGTTTTTAGTGATCATTTAATAATTGTTGGATTTGGGGTAAATGGAAAAAACATGGCTAAAGCTGCCTCGAAAGCAGATATTCCCTATGTAGTAATTGAAATAAATCCCCAAATCGTCAAAAATGAAAAATCTCGCGGAGAATCAATCCATTATGGTGATGCTGCCCATGGAACAGTTCTGAAAAATGTTAACATTAAAAATGCGAGGATAATGGTAGTGGCAATTTCAGATGCTATTGGGACCCGTAAAATTCTTGATATCGCCAAAAAAATAAATCCCAACATTTACATCATCGTCAGGACACGATATATTCGGGATATGGAGAGTTTGTATCAAATGGGTGCTGATGAAATAGTGCCTGAAGAATTTGAAACTTCAATCGAAATTTTCAGCCGCGTGCTTGAAAAATATAGTTTGCCAAGGCAGAAAATTAATGACTTTATCCATGAAATTCGATCTGATGGCTATGAAATGTTTAGAACTCTTTCAAACGAGGAATTAATCACTTCCACTTTAGATGAGAGCCAAGATATTGAAATTACTTCAACAGTATTGAGTTCTAATTCAGATGGGAAAACTATTGGGGACTTAATAACAAATTATGATATTGAAATAGTAGCAGTTTTGCGAGAACATAAAATCTTTAAAAAAATTGGCGCTAATTTTAAACTAAAAAAAGAAGATGTATTGATTGTGAGTGGTGAAGAAGAACAACTATCACGTTTTGAGAAGTTTGACTGGTAA
- a CDS encoding PadR family transcriptional regulator — protein MSRISDLETAILGLLYEEPQHGYQLEKTIEGWGMRNWTPIGFSSIYYVLKKLEKKELVESKLEKVEGKPSRKVFTITDLGKNTMKEKLTSLLSWNKKLINPFDLGLAYLNYLEPQEVIDCLENYLESAQGRIKFLESSVKMQKELKSPYYVVALFSRPLASLKTEMEWVKEFIEEIKREENL, from the coding sequence ATGTCTAGAATATCAGATTTGGAGACAGCTATACTTGGCCTACTATATGAGGAACCTCAGCACGGTTATCAATTGGAAAAGACTATTGAAGGATGGGGAATGCGTAATTGGACCCCAATAGGGTTTTCATCCATTTATTATGTTTTAAAAAAGCTGGAAAAAAAGGAATTAGTTGAATCAAAGTTAGAAAAAGTCGAAGGAAAACCTTCTCGTAAAGTGTTCACCATCACGGACTTGGGAAAAAATACCATGAAAGAAAAGCTAACCAGTCTTCTTTCTTGGAATAAAAAGTTAATAAATCCATTTGATCTTGGCCTGGCTTATCTTAACTATCTGGAACCACAGGAAGTTATTGATTGTCTGGAAAATTACTTAGAATCGGCCCAGGGTAGAATAAAATTCCTGGAAAGCTCAGTGAAGATGCAGAAAGAATTAAAATCCCCTTACTATGTTGTTGCGCTTTTCAGCAGGCCATTAGCAAGCCTTAAAACTGAGATGGAATGGGTAAAAGAATTTATTGAAGAAATTAAAAGGGAAGAAAATCTTTAA
- a CDS encoding GyrI-like domain-containing protein, which yields MEIVEKKIGKRQVAYIKYKGSYEEVPILMGEVVGFIMAKGLQIMGPPFGVYFNSPQEVPVEKLMYEIAMPISGEAEEERRVKIKTIPEQLVLSTIYKGPYSECGSTIGALVQYAYQNGYEIIGPPMETYISDPNETPEDDLLTEMCFPVMKK from the coding sequence ATGGAAATTGTCGAAAAGAAAATTGGAAAAAGACAAGTGGCTTATATAAAGTATAAGGGATCTTATGAAGAAGTCCCAATACTCATGGGGGAAGTTGTGGGATTTATAATGGCCAAGGGGCTGCAGATAATGGGCCCTCCATTTGGTGTTTACTTCAACAGCCCCCAGGAAGTCCCAGTAGAAAAGCTCATGTATGAAATTGCAATGCCTATTTCAGGGGAAGCGGAAGAAGAAAGACGAGTAAAAATCAAAACAATACCTGAACAACTGGTTCTATCAACAATATATAAAGGACCTTACAGCGAATGTGGGAGCACAATAGGGGCACTGGTACAGTACGCCTACCAAAATGGATATGAAATCATAGGGCCTCCAATGGAGACCTACATCTCAGACCCCAATGAAACACCAGAAGATGACCTATTAACAGAGATGTGCTTTCCAGTGATGAAAAAATAG
- a CDS encoding amidohydrolase — protein MIVDAHVHLHPTEEVGKMVVELIKEKHGVGYYSYGTPDDYVGDMSAANIDKAVILSFALDNQLKNNNFWTVAITKTGKNRPAKYPMFIPFISVSPTMTGRKPVEELEHKLKWGMRGLKIHPVAQKFAPDDDRMWPVYEWLVKHDLPITAHSGINIDEKSELGEPKRWINVLEDFPDLKLIIAHLGNGFWDQTIEIAEKFPHVMFDTAIAISHIDTPTTLDDAEAVDLIRTIGSERIMFGSDYPWINPSGDVQRINSLDLSENDKKRILGENAFKFFNLK, from the coding sequence ATGATAGTAGATGCTCATGTACACCTGCATCCAACAGAAGAAGTTGGAAAAATGGTTGTAGAACTGATTAAAGAAAAACATGGTGTGGGTTATTACAGTTACGGCACACCAGATGATTATGTGGGTGATATGAGTGCTGCAAACATTGATAAGGCAGTTATACTCAGTTTTGCACTTGATAATCAACTTAAAAACAATAACTTCTGGACTGTAGCCATCACCAAGACTGGGAAAAATCGGCCAGCCAAATATCCTATGTTCATCCCATTTATCTCTGTAAGCCCCACCATGACTGGCCGAAAACCCGTTGAAGAATTGGAGCACAAACTTAAATGGGGAATGCGAGGTTTAAAGATCCATCCTGTTGCACAAAAATTCGCACCAGATGATGATAGGATGTGGCCAGTTTATGAATGGCTGGTTAAACACGATTTACCCATAACCGCCCATTCAGGTATAAATATTGACGAAAAATCAGAACTCGGCGAACCAAAAAGATGGATAAATGTTCTGGAAGATTTTCCTGATTTAAAGTTAATCATTGCCCATCTGGGGAATGGTTTCTGGGATCAGACCATAGAAATTGCAGAAAAATTCCCTCATGTCATGTTTGACACAGCCATAGCCATCTCCCACATCGATACACCAACCACCTTGGATGACGCTGAAGCTGTGGACTTAATCCGAACTATAGGCTCTGAAAGAATAATGTTTGGTTCGGATTATCCATGGATAAACCCTTCAGGGGATGTTCAACGGATTAATAGTCTAGATTTAAGTGAAAACGATAAAAAACGCATACTTGGTGAAAATGCTTTTAAATTTTTTAACTTAAAATAA
- a CDS encoding DNA alkylation repair protein: MEYKEIIQELESLSNSDDIEGMARFGINPQKVFGVRMPELRRIAKKASNDHGLASQLWQAGYQESMILACMIEDPKAVTEEQMDDWVLKFDTWAVCDQCCIKLFHKTPYAYKKVFEWSTREEQFVKRAAFTLIAVLAVHDKKAPDQNFEQFFPIIIRESTDNRIYVKKAVNWALRQIGKRNINLNRKSVKVSKNMLKSDSKAAQWIAKHALHELQSDKVQKLLTKKIGY, from the coding sequence ATGGAATATAAAGAGATTATACAAGAACTAGAGTCATTATCAAATTCCGATGATATTGAAGGGATGGCCCGTTTTGGGATCAATCCCCAGAAAGTTTTTGGCGTAAGAATGCCAGAATTACGGCGAATAGCCAAAAAGGCTAGTAATGATCATGGTTTAGCCAGCCAACTATGGCAGGCAGGCTACCAGGAATCCATGATCCTGGCTTGTATGATTGAAGATCCTAAAGCTGTCACCGAAGAACAAATGGATGATTGGGTTCTTAAATTTGATACTTGGGCAGTCTGTGATCAATGTTGCATCAAATTATTCCATAAGACTCCTTACGCGTATAAAAAAGTATTTGAATGGAGCACACGGGAAGAACAATTTGTAAAAAGAGCTGCATTTACTTTAATAGCGGTTCTGGCAGTTCATGATAAAAAAGCCCCTGATCAGAATTTTGAACAATTTTTCCCAATAATAATTAGAGAATCAACTGATAACCGTATTTACGTTAAAAAGGCAGTTAATTGGGCTTTAAGGCAGATTGGAAAAAGAAACATAAATTTAAATCGAAAATCTGTTAAAGTTTCAAAAAATATGTTAAAAAGTGATTCTAAAGCTGCTCAATGGATTGCAAAACATGCTTTACATGAGTTACAAAGTGACAAAGTTCAAAAGTTATTGACCAAAAAAATTGGTTACTAA
- the atwA gene encoding methyl coenzyme M reductase system, component A2 yields MSFIEIKNITKTFNGVKVLDNLNINVAEGSILGILGKSGSGKSVLINMLRGMKDYKPDKGQIIYHIAICPKCLSVEPPSLNNKNCKCGGKFEKMEVDFWNADRNIFAAIRRRISIMLQRTFALYEDDTVIDNVLKSIQGHDEEESTYLAIDLLDLAQMTHRITHIARDLSGGEKQRVVLARQLAKEPMIFLADEPTGTLDPNTAQLIHQALIEGVKSQGLSMVITSHWPEVMENLSDHVIWLDKGEIIEEGDPETVVKSFMEHVPQPKISETFETGGPIIKMDDVKKHYYSIERGVIKAVDGIDLSVNEGEIYGVVGLSGAGKTTLSRILYGLTDPSSGQIDVKLGDNWIDMTEKGIFGRGRIKPYLGILHQEYSLYPHRNVLGNLTEAISLELPAEFAKMKALYVLNAVGFDENYAESILYKYHDELSGGERHRVALAQVLIKEPKIVILDEPTGTMDPITRVQVTDSIKKAREELDQTFLIISHDMDFVLDVCDRASIMRGGKILKTGIPSEVVEELTVTEKNKMLKEET; encoded by the coding sequence ATGTCTTTCATAGAAATAAAAAATATAACCAAAACCTTCAATGGAGTTAAAGTCTTAGACAACTTGAATATCAACGTTGCAGAAGGAAGCATTCTAGGAATTCTCGGTAAAAGTGGTTCTGGAAAATCTGTCCTAATAAATATGTTACGTGGTATGAAGGATTACAAACCAGATAAAGGTCAAATAATTTACCATATCGCAATATGCCCTAAATGCCTCAGTGTAGAACCACCATCACTGAACAATAAGAACTGCAAATGCGGAGGAAAATTCGAAAAGATGGAAGTTGACTTTTGGAATGCTGATCGGAATATTTTCGCTGCAATCAGGCGCCGAATCTCAATAATGTTGCAGAGAACCTTTGCATTATACGAAGATGACACCGTGATTGATAATGTGCTAAAATCAATTCAAGGGCATGATGAAGAAGAAAGCACTTATTTAGCAATAGATCTTCTTGATTTAGCCCAGATGACACATAGAATAACCCATATAGCCCGAGATCTTAGTGGTGGAGAAAAACAGAGGGTAGTTCTAGCCCGTCAGCTAGCAAAAGAACCTATGATCTTCCTGGCAGATGAACCCACCGGTACTCTTGATCCCAACACTGCTCAACTGATTCATCAAGCACTGATTGAAGGTGTGAAAAGTCAGGGTCTCAGCATGGTAATCACATCCCACTGGCCTGAAGTAATGGAAAACCTCTCCGACCATGTGATATGGTTGGATAAAGGTGAAATAATTGAAGAAGGAGATCCTGAGACTGTTGTTAAGAGTTTCATGGAACATGTGCCTCAACCAAAAATTAGTGAAACCTTTGAAACAGGAGGACCCATCATCAAAATGGATGATGTTAAAAAGCACTATTACTCCATTGAAAGAGGAGTAATTAAAGCTGTGGATGGTATTGATCTTTCAGTAAATGAAGGGGAGATTTATGGTGTGGTAGGTCTTTCCGGAGCAGGGAAAACAACTTTATCACGCATTTTGTACGGACTCACCGATCCTAGCAGTGGCCAGATCGATGTTAAACTGGGAGATAATTGGATTGATATGACAGAAAAGGGTATTTTTGGTCGTGGTCGAATAAAACCTTACCTTGGAATTCTTCATCAAGAATACAGTCTTTATCCCCACCGCAATGTTTTGGGAAATTTAACTGAAGCTATTAGTCTTGAGTTACCAGCTGAATTTGCGAAGATGAAAGCATTATATGTTTTAAATGCTGTTGGATTCGATGAAAACTATGCAGAGAGTATTCTTTACAAATACCATGATGAACTGAGTGGTGGAGAACGTCATCGAGTTGCTCTGGCCCAAGTTCTTATTAAGGAACCTAAAATTGTAATTCTTGATGAACCTACAGGTACCATGGATCCTATAACCCGGGTGCAAGTTACAGACTCCATTAAAAAAGCACGTGAAGAGCTTGATCAAACTTTTCTCATAATCAGTCATGATATGGATTTTGTTTTGGATGTATGTGACCGAGCTTCCATAATGCGAGGTGGTAAAATCCTTAAAACTGGGATTCCCAGTGAAGTTGTGGAAGAATTAACGGTTACTGAAAAAAATAAGATGCTAAAAGAAGAAACATAA